One part of the candidate division TA06 bacterium B3_TA06 genome encodes these proteins:
- a CDS encoding fumarate hydratase (Catalyzes the reversible hydration of fumaric acid to yield I-malic acid) encodes MREFDVGDVIEPVKKLCIEANTVLPDDVKKSLLEAKGKEESPVGSETLSQIEENIKISAKEKLPLCQDTGFAVLFVEVGQDVHLVGGSLREALNEGVRQGYKEGYLRKSIVADPAGGRINTNDNTPAIIHWDLVPGDKIKITIAPKGGGSENMSTIKMMKPADGLSGIKDFVVDWVQKAGGNPCPPVVVGVSIGGTFEHVAFLAKKALLRDIGSHHPDPRYADAEREILKKINATGVGPMGLGGRVTALAVHIETHPCHIASMPVAVNINCHAARHKTVIL; translated from the coding sequence GTGCGCGAGTTTGACGTAGGTGACGTAATTGAACCTGTTAAGAAATTATGCATCGAGGCCAACACCGTCCTTCCCGATGACGTTAAAAAGTCGTTACTGGAAGCTAAGGGGAAGGAAGAATCACCGGTCGGCTCCGAGACACTCTCCCAGATCGAGGAGAATATTAAAATCTCCGCAAAGGAGAAACTACCGCTTTGTCAGGATACCGGCTTCGCAGTGCTCTTCGTGGAGGTTGGTCAGGACGTTCATCTTGTAGGCGGCAGTTTGCGTGAAGCTCTAAACGAGGGTGTGCGCCAGGGCTATAAGGAAGGCTATCTTAGGAAATCGATAGTAGCGGACCCGGCAGGGGGACGCATCAACACCAACGACAACACCCCGGCGATCATCCACTGGGATTTGGTGCCGGGCGATAAAATAAAGATCACCATAGCGCCCAAGGGCGGCGGGTCTGAGAACATGAGCACTATCAAGATGATGAAGCCTGCCGACGGGCTTTCAGGCATCAAAGACTTTGTAGTGGATTGGGTTCAAAAAGCCGGCGGCAACCCCTGTCCGCCGGTGGTGGTTGGTGTAAGCATCGGCGGCACGTTCGAGCACGTGGCGTTTCTGGCCAAGAAGGCGCTTTTGCGTGACATAGGCTCGCATCATCCCGATCCGAGGTATGCGGATGCTGAGCGCGAGATTTTAAAAAAAATCAACGCAACTGGCGTCGGGCCGATGGGCTTAGGCGGAAGGGTAACTGCGCTCGCCGTTCATATCGAGACCCACCCCTGCCACATCGCCTCAATGCCGGTGGCCGTGAACATAAACTGCCACGCGGCGCGGCACAAAACGGTAATCCTTTAA
- a CDS encoding cell surface protein: MDLKKGDPAFKAVLLIKSITLMVGAVIGLTIMTACDLHPPTITITYPEDNSVVSGTVNITVEAEDEGDWWKIDDVEFYIDDSVYFDGNYDDVCEWNTEPLDDSTYHTIVAVAYDEADNSGADTVHVQLIKGAGELLWQFHTEYYGPSSVAIADDGTVYFGSGYFTSDDGCLYALAPDGSLKWRHATGDNVSVPIIGSDGTIYVISNDKCMAVDPGGTLKWSFEPEANLIISSPSVGADGTIYLGTDKGYLYAFEPNGNLKWSYQTGFKLSSISIGSDGTLYCSTRDTVFCAISSDTTIKWSFHNRARMTPAAIGSDGTIYIGAWNCYFYALDPSDGSVKWSYLTKDMITAPPVIGPDGTIYVGCFDESVYAFDPDGNLKWRYTLNSLISDSPAVAADGTIYVASTDEGALYALNPDGTLRWRYKTYGQTLSSPTIGHDNVVYASIDEDIYAFRSSAPLASSPWPMYRHDYKHTARAD, encoded by the coding sequence ATGGACCTAAAGAAAGGCGACCCAGCCTTTAAAGCAGTCCTTCTGATTAAAAGCATTACCTTGATGGTGGGTGCGGTAATAGGTTTAACTATTATGACTGCCTGTGATCTTCACCCGCCTACCATAACTATCACCTATCCAGAAGATAATTCTGTTGTCTCCGGCACTGTCAACATAACCGTTGAGGCGGAAGATGAAGGGGACTGGTGGAAGATAGATGACGTTGAGTTCTATATAGACGATAGTGTCTATTTCGACGGCAACTATGACGATGTATGCGAGTGGAATACCGAGCCCCTGGATGACAGCACTTACCACACCATCGTTGCGGTGGCCTACGATGAGGCAGATAATTCCGGCGCAGATACGGTGCACGTTCAACTCATAAAAGGAGCAGGGGAGCTTCTGTGGCAGTTTCATACCGAGTACTACGGTCCCTCATCGGTGGCTATAGCAGATGATGGTACCGTATATTTCGGCTCCGGATATTTTACCTCCGATGACGGTTGCTTGTACGCCCTTGCACCTGACGGAAGCCTGAAATGGCGGCATGCGACAGGCGATAATGTCTCTGTTCCTATTATCGGATCCGACGGCACCATCTACGTGATATCGAATGACAAATGCATGGCCGTTGATCCCGGGGGCACCTTGAAGTGGAGTTTTGAACCTGAGGCCAATCTAATAATAAGCTCTCCCTCTGTAGGAGCTGACGGCACCATCTATCTGGGAACCGATAAAGGGTATCTTTATGCCTTTGAACCTAACGGAAATCTCAAATGGAGTTACCAGACGGGCTTCAAGCTTTCTTCCATATCGATAGGTTCAGACGGCACGCTTTACTGTAGCACCCGGGACACCGTATTTTGTGCCATAAGCTCCGACACCACCATCAAGTGGAGTTTCCACAACAGAGCCCGCATGACTCCTGCCGCAATAGGTTCAGATGGAACTATATACATCGGGGCATGGAATTGTTACTTCTACGCTCTTGATCCCTCAGACGGCAGCGTGAAATGGAGTTATCTTACGAAAGATATGATAACGGCACCTCCGGTAATCGGTCCGGACGGTACCATCTACGTTGGTTGTTTTGATGAATCAGTTTATGCCTTCGATCCTGATGGTAATCTTAAATGGCGCTACACTTTAAACTCACTCATATCCGATAGTCCGGCGGTTGCTGCTGACGGCACTATCTACGTTGCTTCAACGGACGAAGGCGCTTTATACGCTTTGAATCCTGACGGGACCTTGCGTTGGCGCTACAAGACATACGGTCAGACACTATCCTCTCCAACCATTGGGCATGATAATGTGGTGTACGCAAGTATAGATGAGGACATCTACGCATTCAGGAGTTCGGCTCCTTTGGCCTCCTCTCCCTGGCCCATGTACCGGCATGATTACAAGCATACCGCAAGGGCGGATTAG
- a CDS encoding multidrug ABC transporter ATP-binding protein: MQESQPKRKGLRAFKTLLPYLQPHVLKIMVGSVALIVIDYLQIILPRLIRAAIDLIVATGDAVGEAMQALLPKSIYQAVTSTIASIVADSGTIRLILFIAVAALIAGLLISVGRFFWRRWLSGTAIRVTADLRRGLLRHLQTLSYSFYDTRQVGDLMAHATNDLNAVMRSMMPGFVIILDIFFMGVLSIIYMATLRWPLTGLLTLYSVIPLIVMSFIIGWFGKLLHARFRAVRDAFSSMTARVTENLTGIRVVKAYVQEAGETESFRNTSSDYVKKNISLIKIWGLFFPLIMFLSNLSLVLILLLGGRLVILTRLTVGDFVAFQAYLGMLIWPMIAIGWVINLLQSGAASMVRINTLLDTKPEIADTSGTLPLKEILGHVRFKNLTFQYPGTDHPALVGISFDLAPGKVLGIIGTVGSGKSTLVSLIPRLYEAPKGTITVDGHSIDQLPLEVLRRAIGMVPQDTFLFSQTVTENLAFGVEREVEQKEVEVAAKIAGIHEEIIEFPKGYDTVLGERGVTVSGGQKQRLTIARAVLTEPKVLILDDALSAVDADKEIEILTALKEIMSSRAVIIISARPRSLAFADEILVLDEGRIAERGTHSELLAKDGLYALFARLQGIA, translated from the coding sequence ATGCAGGAAAGCCAACCGAAAAGGAAGGGGCTGCGCGCCTTTAAGACACTGCTACCCTATCTACAGCCGCATGTGCTCAAGATCATGGTAGGCTCGGTTGCCCTTATAGTGATTGATTATTTGCAGATCATCCTGCCCAGGCTGATTCGTGCGGCTATAGACCTGATTGTTGCCACGGGCGACGCGGTGGGGGAGGCCATGCAGGCGCTTTTGCCCAAATCCATCTACCAGGCCGTGACTTCAACCATAGCATCGATCGTTGCGGACAGCGGAACCATAAGGTTGATCCTTTTCATTGCCGTGGCGGCGCTCATTGCAGGTCTTTTGATCTCTGTGGGGCGTTTCTTCTGGCGGCGCTGGCTCTCAGGAACGGCTATCCGGGTGACAGCCGATCTGCGCCGAGGGCTCCTACGCCACCTGCAGACACTTTCCTATTCGTTCTATGATACCCGCCAGGTGGGTGACCTGATGGCGCACGCCACCAACGACCTGAACGCGGTCATGAGGTCCATGATGCCGGGTTTTGTTATTATCCTTGACATCTTCTTCATGGGGGTGCTTTCCATCATCTACATGGCCACCCTGCGCTGGCCGCTTACCGGTTTGCTTACCCTGTATTCCGTGATCCCGTTGATAGTGATGTCCTTCATCATCGGCTGGTTCGGGAAGCTCCTGCACGCGCGCTTCAGGGCGGTACGGGACGCGTTTTCTTCCATGACGGCAAGGGTCACTGAAAACCTCACAGGCATCCGGGTTGTCAAGGCCTACGTGCAGGAGGCCGGCGAAACAGAAAGCTTCCGCAATACGAGCAGCGACTACGTCAAAAAGAACATCTCCCTTATCAAGATATGGGGTCTTTTCTTTCCCTTAATCATGTTCCTTTCCAACCTCTCGCTCGTCCTGATCCTTCTCTTGGGCGGCCGGCTGGTCATACTTACCCGGTTGACCGTGGGCGACTTCGTTGCCTTCCAGGCATACCTCGGGATGCTTATATGGCCGATGATCGCCATAGGATGGGTAATAAACCTCCTGCAGAGCGGCGCGGCCTCGATGGTGCGAATCAATACCCTGCTCGATACAAAGCCGGAGATCGCCGATACCTCCGGCACACTACCACTCAAGGAGATCCTGGGCCATGTCCGTTTCAAGAACCTGACCTTCCAGTACCCTGGAACCGATCACCCGGCACTTGTGGGCATAAGCTTTGACCTGGCTCCGGGGAAGGTGCTCGGGATAATCGGGACCGTAGGATCGGGCAAGTCAACCCTTGTCTCGCTGATCCCCAGGCTGTATGAAGCGCCCAAAGGAACCATCACCGTTGACGGGCATTCAATAGATCAACTCCCACTGGAGGTCCTGAGGCGTGCGATAGGCATGGTGCCTCAGGACACCTTCCTCTTCTCCCAGACGGTTACGGAGAACCTTGCTTTCGGCGTGGAACGTGAGGTTGAGCAGAAGGAGGTCGAGGTTGCGGCCAAGATAGCAGGGATACACGAGGAGATAATCGAGTTTCCCAAAGGCTACGATACCGTCCTGGGGGAGAGAGGGGTAACCGTCTCAGGCGGTCAGAAACAGCGCCTTACAATCGCACGAGCCGTCCTTACAGAACCAAAGGTACTTATACTTGACGACGCACTCTCGGCGGTAGACGCTGATAAGGAGATAGAGATCCTCACCGCGCTCAAAGAGATAATGAGTTCTCGTGCGGTGATCATCATCTCGGCAAGACCGCGCAGCCTGGCGTTCGCAGACGAGATACTGGTGCTGGACGAGGGCAGGATCGCGGAGCGAGGAACGCACTCCGAGCTATTAGCCAAAGACGGCCTTTATGCGCTTTTCGCAAGACTCCAGGGGATAGCGTAA
- a CDS encoding ribonuclease, whose product MEKRILINVGRFEIRTAVLEDGKLVEFYSERPERKNLVGRIYKGRVENVVPGLAGAFINIGLSKNGFLPLADIPDKTLSQMYDSEVEEEEADKLKEGRRLDLKPNQEILVQVVKEPLGKKGARLSSYIFLPGRYLVLTPSINHIGVSRRIRDRSERSRLRSVASKLKKDKMGLIVRTATEKVPEPDVKLDFENLSEMWKSISKLTSQEKAPALVYEEPLVSLKLIRDQFTRGVSSVMVDSRVEYENILRYLRRNAPKLRSRVRLYDGKEPVFEHYGVEDELRSVFERKIWLKSGGFITIDHTEAMVAIDVNTGRFSAEERQEKLIFKTNVEAAREIAYQIRLRDLSGLLVIDFIDMRSKENMSTVLKELKRHLREDRAHTDFSSFSRFGLIEITRERKRPGLFVHLTEECSVCHGLGRIPSKDYMLSEIERVLQQRADLLAGHTVLIKAEPHIADFLSVQRFEELAEWARTYNVALEVTADIYALPGEYWVILADTNDVLYKREANRVAGAV is encoded by the coding sequence ATGGAGAAAAGGATACTTATCAACGTAGGGCGCTTCGAGATCCGCACAGCGGTGCTCGAGGACGGAAAGCTTGTTGAATTCTACTCGGAGCGGCCTGAACGCAAAAACCTGGTAGGGCGTATCTATAAAGGAAGGGTGGAGAACGTAGTTCCAGGTCTGGCTGGCGCGTTCATCAACATAGGGCTTTCAAAGAACGGCTTCCTGCCACTTGCCGACATCCCGGACAAAACTCTCTCACAGATGTATGACTCGGAGGTGGAGGAAGAGGAGGCGGATAAGCTAAAGGAGGGACGCAGGCTTGACCTGAAGCCCAATCAGGAGATACTGGTCCAGGTGGTCAAGGAACCCCTGGGGAAAAAGGGTGCGCGACTTTCGTCATACATCTTTCTGCCTGGGCGCTATCTTGTGCTTACCCCTTCCATCAACCATATCGGGGTCTCAAGACGAATAAGGGATAGAAGCGAGCGCTCCCGCCTGCGCTCTGTGGCCTCAAAGCTCAAGAAAGACAAGATGGGGCTCATTGTTCGTACCGCGACCGAGAAAGTTCCAGAGCCGGACGTAAAGCTTGACTTCGAGAACCTCTCGGAGATGTGGAAATCTATCTCCAAGCTGACGTCTCAAGAGAAAGCCCCGGCATTGGTCTATGAGGAGCCTTTGGTCTCACTTAAACTCATAAGGGATCAGTTCACCCGTGGGGTCTCAAGTGTCATGGTGGATTCAAGGGTGGAGTACGAAAACATCCTGCGTTACCTGCGAAGAAACGCTCCAAAGCTGCGCTCCCGTGTGAGACTTTACGATGGGAAGGAACCTGTCTTCGAACACTACGGTGTAGAAGACGAATTGAGGAGTGTATTCGAGCGTAAGATCTGGCTAAAAAGCGGTGGATTTATCACCATAGATCACACCGAAGCCATGGTGGCCATAGACGTCAACACCGGTCGCTTCTCAGCAGAGGAGCGACAAGAGAAGCTCATCTTCAAGACCAACGTTGAGGCCGCCCGCGAAATCGCCTATCAGATACGCCTGCGCGACCTATCCGGACTTCTCGTTATCGACTTCATCGACATGCGCTCGAAGGAGAACATGTCCACGGTTCTTAAGGAACTTAAGCGTCATCTGCGTGAGGACAGGGCGCACACCGATTTCAGCTCCTTCAGCCGGTTCGGACTTATTGAGATAACGAGGGAGCGCAAACGCCCGGGTCTCTTTGTTCACCTGACCGAGGAGTGCTCGGTGTGCCACGGCCTGGGAAGGATACCATCGAAAGACTACATGCTCTCCGAGATCGAAAGGGTACTGCAGCAGCGAGCCGATCTTCTCGCCGGACACACGGTACTGATCAAGGCCGAGCCACACATCGCGGACTTCCTGTCGGTGCAGCGATTCGAGGAACTGGCGGAGTGGGCGCGAACCTACAATGTAGCCCTCGAGGTCACGGCAGATATCTATGCGCTACCAGGGGAGTACTGGGTAATACTTGCCGATACAAACGACGTGCTCTACAAACGGGAGGCAAACCGCGTGGCAGGAGCCGTTTAA
- a CDS encoding propionate kinase (involved in coenzyme B(12)-dependent 1, 2-propanediol degradation; important for the synthesis of propionyl coenzyme A during growth on 1,2-propanediol): protein MKILVLNCGSSSVKYMIYRWKIRRPLASGIVERVGIEGSFIKHQVPGKEVYQSSIPCPTHKEAIGLIVQTLTSREVGVLEDISEIQACGHRVVHGGEKFARSVLITPEVLDTFRELFDLAPLHNPPNVMGIEAAMEHLPSIPHVAVMDTSFHQTMPPEAYIYAVPYDWYRDYRVRRYGFHGTSHLYVAKRAAVMLSKKPEEVNLITCHIGNGVSFTAIKRGKSFDHSMGFTPLEGLVMGTRSGDLDPAIIGYIAEKEDLTAQQVINILNKKSGILGITGKYVDRRDVHKAMEEGDKQAELAFKIECYRAKKYLGAYLAALGHTDAIVFTAGVGEKGWEMREEICSGLEELGVKIDPERNREAVSRNHEFVISADDSPVKVFVIPTDEELVFVEDVVGMLGGRYGKEDFRYSFGDPSYRNELRDEAYEQEKKNKKK, encoded by the coding sequence ATGAAGATTCTCGTTTTGAACTGCGGTTCCTCATCCGTGAAGTACATGATATACCGCTGGAAGATAAGGCGGCCATTAGCATCTGGCATAGTTGAGCGTGTGGGGATTGAGGGTTCGTTTATCAAACATCAGGTGCCGGGAAAGGAAGTCTACCAGTCCTCAATACCCTGTCCTACCCACAAGGAGGCCATAGGTCTCATAGTCCAGACGCTTACCAGCAGGGAGGTGGGTGTCCTGGAAGATATATCCGAGATCCAGGCGTGCGGCCACCGGGTAGTGCACGGCGGCGAAAAGTTCGCACGATCGGTTCTCATCACCCCGGAAGTCCTGGATACGTTCCGGGAGTTGTTCGATCTCGCTCCACTGCATAACCCGCCCAACGTGATGGGCATAGAAGCGGCCATGGAGCATCTGCCTTCGATCCCGCACGTGGCGGTGATGGACACGAGCTTTCACCAGACCATGCCGCCGGAAGCCTACATCTACGCCGTTCCCTACGATTGGTACCGGGACTACAGGGTGCGCCGCTACGGCTTCCACGGAACATCTCACCTTTACGTTGCAAAACGCGCCGCGGTGATGCTTTCTAAAAAACCGGAAGAGGTCAACCTAATCACCTGCCACATCGGCAACGGGGTAAGCTTTACAGCGATAAAAAGGGGCAAGAGCTTTGATCACTCCATGGGCTTCACCCCTCTTGAGGGTCTGGTGATGGGTACGCGCTCAGGCGACCTCGATCCGGCAATAATCGGCTACATCGCCGAGAAAGAGGACCTCACCGCCCAGCAGGTGATCAATATTTTAAACAAGAAGAGCGGTATTTTGGGTATAACCGGAAAGTACGTTGACCGCCGCGATGTGCACAAGGCGATGGAGGAGGGGGATAAGCAGGCCGAGCTTGCCTTTAAGATCGAATGCTACCGCGCCAAGAAGTATCTGGGTGCCTACCTTGCCGCCCTGGGTCATACCGACGCCATTGTGTTCACCGCAGGCGTGGGTGAAAAAGGCTGGGAAATGCGTGAGGAGATATGCTCAGGCCTCGAGGAGCTGGGCGTAAAGATCGATCCCGAGCGCAACCGCGAGGCCGTAAGCCGCAACCACGAGTTCGTGATCTCGGCAGATGACTCGCCAGTCAAGGTCTTCGTTATCCCTACCGACGAGGAGCTAGTATTCGTTGAGGACGTGGTGGGCATGCTTGGGGGCCGCTACGGCAAAGAGGATTTCCGCTACTCGTTCGGGGACCCCTCATACCGCAACGAGCTTCGCGACGAGGCCTACGAACAGGAGAAGAAGAACAAGAAGAAATAG